Proteins encoded by one window of Manihot esculenta cultivar AM560-2 chromosome 10, M.esculenta_v8, whole genome shotgun sequence:
- the LOC110624685 gene encoding putative disease resistance protein RGA3 produces the protein MALDTILAIVPTIIEFTVVPIKRHLCYAFNYKSKVEKLKNQLQKLTRQRDDLRQSVDQATRQGDRINNSVQEWLTCVNKAIEEAEEILIGEQQAKGKCLFGVIPDLKKRYQLSKKADKEALAVVELQDEGRFDRISYRPLLEPIVVPSIYDNEALHSRVSILKKVMDALMDPAVDMIGVYGMGGIGKTTLANEVHRKAIEDKLFDVVVMATVSETPELRKIQGTIADMLGLKFEEETEEGRACRLHQRLVNEKKILIILDDIWEKLEPKKVGIPFGSDHKGCKLLLTSRREDILSREMGTQESFELRVLSEAEAWSLFQTMVGDITNQALHSVATEVAKKCAGLPVLIVTVARALKNKDLHEWKLALKELSRVDNEGIQAKVYSALELSYNHLASHEAKSLFLLCAQIAQGDIQIRDLLIYSMGLDLLRSKYTVEDARNRVDKLVSNLKASCLLLDCNKNGYVKMHDVVRDAALSIASKSQHLLTFRDIESKIWPNRDLKNCSRIYLPYCEIDELPERLECPELELLVLGRGNIHSKFFEGITKLKVLRFTGMCLWSLSPSLGYLTNLLTLCLDRCVLRDASVIGELKRLEILSFRESKIEQLPREIAQLTGLKLLDLSNCYKLQVIPANVISRLSLLEELYMQNSFCQWELQSLSNSSKASLAELKYLSHLTTLEIYIPDSKMLPKDLFSSKLERYRIVIGKRWYWADEYESSRMLELNTSVYLDHGVGILLKETEDLSLNEVKGIKSILYDLNWEGFPHLKHLQIRKGYDIQYVINSTARILNSDAFPILESLHLENLVSLEKLYHGQLTAGSFTRLSILKVNKCNRLKNLLSISMIRSLSQLREMEVCNCKSMEEIVLDDSGVGDDKIEVAEFAQLRSMTLRRLPILKSFWFKVKEMPALQMQTTNEQGFEGVALQDEFHTPLPLFHKMVSFPKLEILNVCSVGCENKQDDLFFADSSNSMSSSSVLPCQDLKYLFTTSFVKTLLQLKKLEIKDCEFMEGIILTEEFVEERMNKILFPNLNELNLKNLPNLTRFCDGHLIDFCCLTKLSIEKCPAFKTFVSNSLCADIMVSKKPKEVDLDRSQDITSPPVFDEKVAFPSLEEMYITSMSNLERTWHTQLPEGSFCKLNSLRIQDCKNLKTLFPSNNWARFQRLEWLSLFDCHSLQEIYQLQGFNAEEASSVLSFDLKQLYISGFRGLKHIWSKDPQGILTFQNLESIRLLNCKILKNLFPSSIAKELLKLGSLELDSCGIEEIVTNADGVEAAPCFVFPRLVSMRLEGLPKIRNFYPGTCHLEFPKLKYLTLLRCGKGIQFASEFFSLQEKYGEDQCNNSIQQPMSLAEKIFISLEHLSLDGRVIEAIIQYQFQKKFFNVKSIGLHHIQEKSSIALFGFLQRLSNLESLCVRDSSLKELFRNEGLDDGTTVPLIRKLYLYHLRDLKHMWKPHPKLDLVLAYVEAMTVWVCSNLINLAPSSASFQDLTTLDVGFCKALKYLVTSSAAKSMVQLLTMKIRTCKMLTEIVTDEGDGTEEIVFCKLKTLKLVHLKSLTGFCLGGLTFKFPCLEVITISGCPNMRIFCGGILSTPKLQCVGLQEIHFERWRWEGNLNATVQQSYLEMEGFYHFWNMKLSKFPHLREKWQSQLPLNFLVNISKLAVDKCEFLSKALSSNQMQFLKRLSVLYRRFMILRILCICISV, from the exons ATGGCTTTGGATACCATTCTTGCCATTGTGCCCACCATTATTGAGTTCACTGTTGTCCCTATTAAACGACATCTCTGTTACGCTTTCAACTACAAAAGCAAAGTGGAAAAACTCAAGAATCAGCTCCAAAAGTTGACGAGACAAAGAGATGATTTGCGGCAGTCTGTTGATCAGGCAACAAGACAAGGAGACAGGATCAACAATAGTGTTCAAGAGTGGCTGACTTGTGTGAACAAAGCCATCGAAGAAGCTGAGGAAATTCTCATCGGTGAACAACAAGCAAAGGGAAAGTGTTTATTCGGAGTGATTCCTGATTTGAAGAAGCGCTACCAGCTTAGCAAGAAAGCAGACAAGGAAGCTTTAGCAGTCGTTGAGCTCCAGGATGAAGGCAGATTTGATCGGATTTCCTACCGTCCCCTCCTAGAGCCTATAGTGGTTCCATCTATATATGATAATGAGGCCTTGCATTCAAGAGTGTCTATTTTGAAGAAAGTTATGGATGCACTGATGGATCCTGCTGTTGACATGATAGGAGTGTATGGAATGGGTGGTATTGGAAAAACCACCCTAGCGAACGAAGTCCACAGGAAAGCAATAGAAGACAAGTTGTTCGATGTTGTAGTTATGGCTACAGTATCTGAGACACCAGAGCTTAGAAAAATTCAAGGGACCATTGCTGATATGCTGGGTCTGAAATTCGAAGAGGAGACTGAAGAAGGAAGAGCATGTCGACTGCATCAACGGTTAGTAAATGAGAAGAAGATCCTCATTATTTTGGATGATATTTGGGAAAAACTTGAACCGAAGAAAGTAGGCATTCCTTTTGGAAGCGATCACAAAGGATGTAAATTATTACTGACCTCAAGAAGAGAAGATATACTGTCTAGAGAGATGGGCACCCAAGAAAGTTTTGAGCTTCGAGTTCTATCAGAAGCAGAGGCATGGAGTTTATTTCAGACAATGGTGGGTGACATTACAAATCAGGCCTTGCATTCTGTAGCTACTGAAGTAGCTAAAAAATGTGCAGGCTTGCCTGTTTTAATTGTCACAGTTGCAAGAGCTTTGAAGAATAAGGACTTACACGAATGGAAGCTTGCCTTGAAGGAATTATCTAGGGTTGATAATGAAGGAATTCAGGCAAAAGTGTACTCAGCTTTAGAGTTGAGTTATAACCATCTTGCGAGTCATGAGGCCAAGTCATTGTTCCTGCTTTGTGCGCAAATTGCTCAGGGTGATATTCAAATCAGAGACTTGTTGATTTACAGCATGGGTTTGGATTTGCTTAGAAGCAAATATACGGTGGAGGATGCAAGAAACAGAGTAGATAAATTGGTCAGTAACCTGAAAGCCTCTTGCTTGCTACTTGATTGTAACAAGAATGGGTATGTGAAAATGCATGACGTTGTTAGAGATGCTGCTCTCTCAATTGCATCTAAATCTCAACATTTGTTAACGTTCAGAGATATTGAATCAAAGATATGGCCAAACAGAGATCTCAAAAACTGCTCTAGAATTTATTTGCCTTACTGTGAAATTGATGAGCTTCCTGAAAGGTTGGAGTGCCCAGAATTAGAGTTACTTGTACTTGGAAGGGGAAATATTCATTCGAAATTTTTTGAGGGGATTACAAAGCTCAAAGTACTGCGTTTCACTGGGATGTGCTTATGGTCGCTTTCTCCATCTCTTGGTTACTTGACAAACCTTCTTACCTTGTGTTTAGATAGATGCGTATTGCGGGATGCATCTGTTATCGGTGAACTGAAAAGATTAGAGATCCTGAGTTTTCGTGAATCTAAGATAGAACAGCTGCCTAGAGAAATAGCGCAGCTGACAGGGCTGAAATTGTTAGATTTGAGCAACTGTTACAAACTCCAAGTGATTCCAGCAAATGTCATATCAAGGTTGTCCCTATTAGAGGAATTGTACATGCAAAATAGCTTTTGTCAATGGGAGCTTCAAAGTCTCAGCAATTCAAGCAAAGCAAGCCTTGCTGAGTTGAAATACCTGTCTCACTTGACAACATTGGAAATATACATTCCAGACTCCAAGATGTTACCAAAGGACTTGTTCTCCAGTAAGTTGGAAAGGTATAGAATTGTCATTGGAAAAAGATGGTATTGGGCCGATGAGTATGAATCCTCCAGGATGCTAGAGCTTAATACAAGCGTTTACTTGGATCATGGAGTTGGTATTTTGTTGAAGGAAACGGAAGATTTATCTTTAAATGAAGTGAAGGGGATAAAGAGCATTTTGTATGACCTGAACTGGGAAGGCTTTCCACATTTAAAGCATCTACAAATCCGAAAAGGTTATGACATTCAGTATGTTATTAACTCAACAGCGCGGATCCTTAATTCTGATGCCTTTCCCATCCTGGAGTCTCTGCATTTGGAGAATTTGGTGAGCCTGGAGAAGCTTTACCATGGCCAACTCACAGCAGGGTCTTTCACTAGATTAAGCATCTTAAAAGTCAATAAATGCAATAGATTGAAGAATCTCTTGTCAATCTCCATGATTAGAAGCCTTTCTCAACTTCGAGAAATGGAAGTATGCAATTGCAAAAGCATGGAAGAAATAGTGCTTGATGATAGTGGAGTTGGAGATGACAAAATTGAAGTGGCTGAGTTTGCTCAATTGCGCTCCATGACACTACGTCGTCTGCCGATACTCAAAAGCTTTTGGTTCAAAGTGAAGGAAATGCCTGCATTGCAAATGCAAACGACAAATGAACAAGGATTCGAAGGAGTTGCATTACAAGATGAGTTCCACACTCCATTGCCTCTTTTCCACAAAATG GTTTCTTTTCCCAAATTGGAGATCTTGAATGTATGCTCAGTAGGATGTGAAAACAAGCAGGATGATTTATTCTTTGCAGATTCTTCAAACTCAATGAGCTCATCATCTGTTTTGCCCTGCCAGGATTTGAAGTATTTATTTACAACTTCATTTGTCAAAACCCTTTTGCAACTGAAGAAACTTGAGATAAAAGATTGTGAGTTCATGGAAGGGATAATACTCACAGAAGAATTTGTTGAAGAAAGGATGAATAAGATACTCTTCCCTAATCTAAATGAGCTGAATCTCAAGAATCTTCCAAATCTCACAAGATTCTGTGATGGGCATTTAATTGACTTTTGCTGTTTGACCAAACTATCTATAGAGAAATGCCCTGCATTTAAGACTTTTGTCTCGAATTCTCTTTGTGCAGATATTATGGTTAGTAAAAAACCCAAAGAAGTGGACTTGGACAGAAGCCAAGACATCACATCTCCACCTGTATTTGATGAAAAG GTTGCATTTCCTAGCTTGGAGGAAATGTACATTACCAGCATGAGTAACTTGGAAAGGACATGGCACACCCAACTCCCTGAAGGTTCCTTTTGCAAACTAAATTCATTGAGGATTCAGGATTGTAAAAACTTAAAAACTCTTTTTCCATCAAATAACTGGGCAAGATTCCAAAGATTGGAGTGGTTGTCTTTATTTGATTGTCATTCACTGCAAGAGATATATCAACTTCAAGGGTTCAATGCTGAAGAAGCAAGTTCTGTACTGTCATTTGATTTGAAACAACTGTATATATCTGGCTTCCGAGGATTGAAGCACATATGGAGTAAAGATCCACAAGGAATTCTCACCTTCCAAAATCTGGAATCCATACGTCTTCTAAATTGTAAGATTCTTAAAAATCTCTTTCCCTCCTCCATAGCTAAAGAACTTTTGAAACTTGGAAGTCTTGAATTGGATTCTTGTGGGATAGAGGAGATAGTTACAAACGCAGATGGTGTAGAAGCAGCCCCTTGTTTTGTGTTCCCTAGACTAGTCTCCATGAGACTTGAAGGTCTACCGAAAATTAGGAATTTTTATCCAGGGACCTGCCATTTGGAATtcccaaaattaaaatatttgactCTGCTTCGATGCGGAAAAGGAATACAATTTGCTTCAGAATTCTTTAGTCTCCAAGAAAAGTATGGAGAGGATCAATGCAACAACTCAATTCAACAACCCATGTCCTTGGCCGAAAAG ATTTTCATCAGTTTGGAGCACTTGTCATTAGATGGTCGAGTCATTGAGGCGATAATCCAATATCAATTCCAAAAGAAGTTCTTCAATGTAAAATCGATTGGCCTCCACCACATTCAAGAGAAATCATCTATTGCTCTTTTTGGATTCCTTCAAAGATTATCCAATCTGGAAAGTCTATGTGTGAGGGATTCCTCTCTCAAAGAGTTATTCCGAAATGAAGGACTTGATGATGGCACTACAGTACCACTGATAAGAAAGTTATATCTGTATCACCTTCGTGATCTGAAGCATATGTGGAAGCCACACCCTAAACTGGATCTTGTTCTTGCATATGTGGAAGCTATGACTGTATGGGTTTGTTCTAATTTGATCAATCTAGCACCATCATCTGCATCTTTCCAAGATCTAACGACTTTAGACGTTGGTTTTTGCAAAGCATTGAAGTATCTGGTAACATCATCAGCTGCCAAAAGTATGGTGCAACTCCTGACGATGAAGATTCGAACTTGCAAGATGTTGACAGAAATAGTAACAGATGAAGGAGATGGAACAGAAGAAATTGTGTTCTGCAAATTGAAAACTTTGAAACTCGTCCATTTGAAAAGCCTAACAGGCTTCTGCTTGGGGGGTCTAACTTTCAAATTCCCATGTTTGGAAGTAATAACCATAAGCGGATGCCCCAATATGAGAATCTTCTGTGGGGGAATCTTAAGCACACCAAAGCTGCAGTGTGTAGGTCTGCAAGAAATACATTTTGAACGTTGGCGTTGGGAGGGCAACCTTAATGCCACAGTACAGCAGTCGTATTTGGAAATG GAAGGATTTTATCACTTTTGGAATATGAAACTCTCTAAATTTCCCCATTTAAGGGAGAAATGGCAAAGCCAACTTCCCTTGAATTTTTTAGTCAACATAAGCAAATTGGCAGTGGACAAGTGTGAATTTTTGTCAAAAGccttatcatcaaatcaaatGCAGTTCTTGAAAAGATTGAGTGTGCTGTATAGAAGATTTATGATATTGAGAATTCTATGTATTTGTATTTCTGTatag